In a single window of the Niabella ginsenosidivorans genome:
- a CDS encoding RNA polymerase sigma factor yields the protein MEQVENDETLVALFRNPATKEAAFTAIVNKYRERLYWHIRRLVIVHEDTDDILQNVFIKSWKGLDRFREDSSLYTWLYRISTNESLSFLQNLKKRRAINAAPTDYDLTSRIKADPQFNARKIEWKLQLAIQQLPEQQRLIFNLRYFDEMPYQKMSELLGVTEGALKASYHHAAKKVENYLLND from the coding sequence ATGGAACAGGTTGAGAACGATGAAACTTTAGTGGCTCTTTTTCGTAACCCCGCTACGAAGGAGGCTGCGTTTACCGCTATTGTAAACAAATACCGGGAACGCCTGTACTGGCATATACGGCGGTTAGTGATTGTTCATGAAGATACGGACGATATCCTGCAGAATGTATTTATAAAGAGCTGGAAAGGGCTGGACCGTTTCCGGGAGGATAGCAGCCTGTATACCTGGCTGTACCGCATCAGCACCAATGAAAGCCTTAGTTTTCTTCAAAACCTGAAAAAGAGAAGGGCTATTAATGCCGCACCTACGGATTATGACCTGACCTCGCGGATAAAGGCTGATCCGCAGTTTAACGCCCGTAAGATCGAATGGAAATTACAATTGGCCATACAGCAATTGCCGGAACAGCAACGGCTTATTTTCAACCTGAGGTATTTTGATGAAATGCCTTACCAGAAAATGAGCGAATTGCTGGGAGTTACCGAAGGCGCTTTAAAAGCCAGCTACCACCATGCAGCCAAAAAGGTAGAAAATTATTTATTGAATGATTAA
- a CDS encoding transketolase family protein — MALKDIQSTGKKDTRSGFGDGIVEAARSNDKIVALSADLLGSMKLNQFIKEFPERFIQCGIAEANMMGIAAGLTIGGHIPFTTTFANFSTGRVYDQIRQSIAYSGKNVKICASHAGVTLGEDGATHQILEDIGMMKMLPGMSVVVPCDYNQTKAATQTIAGIEGPVYLRFGRPSWPIFTKEADFVFGKAQKFSEGTDVTIFACGHLVWNAIQAGIQLEEKGLSVEVINIHTIKPLDEEAVLASIKKTKCAVTAEEHNIYGGMGDAVAQCAAKHFPIPIEYVGTLDTFGESGTPDELLKKYHLDVPDIVAAAEKVLARKNG, encoded by the coding sequence ATGGCTTTAAAGGATATTCAATCTACAGGTAAAAAAGATACCCGCAGCGGGTTTGGAGATGGTATTGTGGAGGCGGCGCGCAGTAATGATAAAATTGTTGCCCTTTCAGCAGACCTATTAGGCTCAATGAAGCTGAACCAGTTTATAAAAGAATTTCCTGAGCGTTTTATACAATGTGGTATTGCAGAAGCCAATATGATGGGCATTGCCGCTGGTTTAACCATTGGCGGCCATATTCCTTTTACCACCACTTTTGCCAATTTCAGCACCGGGCGCGTGTATGACCAGATCCGCCAGTCTATTGCCTATAGCGGTAAAAATGTAAAAATATGCGCTTCCCATGCCGGCGTAACGCTGGGGGAAGACGGGGCTACCCACCAGATACTGGAAGATATTGGTATGATGAAAATGCTGCCGGGCATGTCTGTTGTGGTTCCCTGCGATTATAACCAGACAAAAGCAGCCACCCAAACCATTGCCGGCATTGAAGGCCCTGTTTACCTGCGTTTTGGACGCCCTTCCTGGCCCATTTTTACAAAAGAGGCTGATTTTGTGTTTGGCAAAGCCCAAAAATTTTCCGAAGGAACGGATGTGACCATCTTTGCCTGCGGGCACCTGGTCTGGAACGCCATCCAGGCTGGTATTCAACTGGAAGAAAAAGGGCTGAGCGTTGAAGTGATCAATATACATACGATAAAGCCACTGGATGAAGAAGCGGTACTGGCTTCTATCAAAAAAACAAAATGCGCTGTTACGGCAGAGGAGCACAATATTTATGGCGGAATGGGCGACGCTGTTGCTCAATGCGCCGCTAAACATTTTCCCATTCCTATTGAATATGTAGGCACGCTGGATACGTTTGGCGAAAGCGGCACCCCGGATGAACTGCTGAAAAAATATCACCTGGATGTGCCGGATATTGTAGCTGCTGCCGAAAAGGTGCTTGCCCGCAAAAACGGATAG
- a CDS encoding rod shape-determining protein has protein sequence MGLFNWFTQEIAMDLGTANTLIIHNDEVAVNEPSIVALNRNNPKEVLAVGKRALMMHEKTHESIRTVRPLKDGVIADFNAAELMIRELIKLVYPKKPLFPPSWRMMICIPSSITEVEKRAVRDSAEQAGAKEVYLIHEPMAAALGIGIDVEEPVGNMIIDIGGGTTGITVIALAGIVCDQSIRIAGDEFTADIMEALRRYHSLLIGERTAEQIKIQVGAAMKDLDNPPDDIPVNGRDLVTGIPKQIMVSYQEIAEALDKSIFKIEEAILKALEQTPPELAGDIYRRGLYLTGGGALLRGLDKRLSQKIKLPVHIADDPLKSVVRGTGIALKNYDRYPFVMR, from the coding sequence ATGGGACTTTTTAACTGGTTTACACAAGAAATAGCAATGGATCTGGGTACGGCAAATACCCTTATTATACATAATGACGAGGTGGCTGTAAATGAGCCAAGTATCGTTGCTCTGAACCGTAACAACCCTAAAGAGGTGCTGGCAGTTGGAAAACGGGCGCTGATGATGCACGAAAAAACGCATGAAAGCATCCGTACGGTACGGCCTTTAAAAGACGGCGTTATTGCCGATTTTAATGCCGCTGAACTGATGATCAGGGAATTAATAAAACTGGTATATCCCAAAAAGCCTTTATTTCCGCCCAGCTGGAGGATGATGATCTGTATCCCATCTTCCATTACAGAGGTAGAAAAAAGAGCGGTAAGGGATAGCGCAGAGCAGGCTGGTGCAAAGGAGGTTTATCTGATCCATGAGCCCATGGCAGCTGCTTTGGGTATCGGGATCGATGTGGAGGAGCCCGTGGGCAATATGATCATTGATATTGGCGGTGGTACCACCGGTATTACGGTAATCGCCCTTGCCGGTATCGTTTGCGACCAGAGCATCCGCATTGCCGGAGATGAATTTACCGCGGATATTATGGAAGCCCTGCGTCGTTACCATAGCCTATTGATCGGGGAGCGCACTGCCGAGCAGATCAAGATCCAGGTAGGAGCTGCCATGAAGGACCTGGATAATCCGCCGGATGACATTCCTGTTAACGGGCGCGACCTGGTGACCGGTATCCCCAAACAGATAATGGTAAGCTACCAGGAGATAGCCGAAGCCCTTGATAAAAGCATTTTCAAAATAGAAGAAGCCATTCTTAAGGCTCTGGAACAAACACCGCCTGAATTAGCAGGTGATATTTATCGCAGAGGTTTGTATCTTACAGGCGGCGGGGCATTGTTGCGCGGGCTTGATAAAAGGCTCAGCCAGAAGATCAAGCTGCCGGTGCACATCGCAGATGATCCGTTGAAAAGCGTTGTAAGAGGAACAGGAATCGCATTGAAAAATTACGATCGCTATCCTTTTGTAATGCGTTAA